In Candidatus Dependentiae bacterium, the sequence ATTTTTTAATAATAACAATGTGCGCGTTTATTTCTTTTTATGGATTAAGGCTTTCATGGCACCTTAACGAAAATCGATCGCTCTGGAAAATAGCTCCCTACTTTACGATTCCCCTGACACTACTTTATCTAATACGCAACCAATCTTTTTTATACTTTCCGTAAACCACCAATAATTTCTTTCGAGAAATTACCGAATGTAGCTTCAGGATTATTTTGTAAAAAATGCCCTGTATCATGAACCATGTCTACAACGAATAACTCATCCGCAGGATATTGCTCTTCAAGATTTACATTACATAAAACAATTGCTGAATCTATCGTTGAAACATCCATGAACTCGTGAGGCAAAAAAGCCGGACTCAGCCCCACAACAGAATCCTGCATATTTTTTTTATAGACATCTTTTAAATTAACCTCAGCCTCACAAACTGAGTCTAAATTTAAGGCGATATCTTGGGAATCTGTAACCGTTGAGGAAAAAACAGACATGCAAAAAGTTAATACCAACAAAATCGTCATAACTAATTGTCTCTAATTAATGGCCCTTAAACCACAAACGATAACAATATCTATTTTCTCTGATAAAGAATCAAAATCCATTAATCGCCACTGAGATTGATGTTTACGTTTTTTTCTTATCACAATTGCTGCAGATTCTGAAGTTTGCTGGCTATTAGGTTGAACCAAAAGAGCTAATTCCTCTGATGAAGTTGGCTGCTCTGTAACAATCAATGCTGGAGGAACAACCGCACCAGGGCGAGGAACCTGAAAATAACCCTCAGCATTCATCATGGCAAGATGATATGCAGAAAGAGCTGGCACAACCGCAACAACTTCATTTGACTGATATCGCTGCTCTCGAGAAATATCTCCCATGAAAAGAGTGTCTATCAACAAACACATATTTTGAGAGGGTATTGCGAAAATAGAAAAATTTTTACTTGGGATATTTTTACAATAAGAACTAAATACCGATTGTAGCTCTTGATTACTTAAAGCAACTAAACAACGTTCTACAAAAGAATTTTCAACTACGACCCCATTAGCAGACAAGGCAGAAAGACCCACAATAAAAAACAGGGTTGTTAAATAATTTTTGACCTTCATATTTACCACAACTTTTATGATCCAAAATCATCACAAAAGAAAATTACCAAGAGCGCAAAGCTATAGCAATATGATCAAAAAATTATCTAACAACCCTGTCAAGGAAAGTCAGAAAGACCTACACCCACTCAATACGAGAAATAGGAGCAGTGTCACTTGGGCGACGACCAAGATTATAAATTCTCAAATAACCACCTGGACGCTGTACATACTTAGGAGCAATTTCACGAATAAGCTTATAAACAGCTTCTTTGTCGTAAGGCAATTCCTGAGAAATACGTCTGATCGTATTAAAATTATCACCAGCTCGCGCTAAGGTAACAATTTTTTCTACATAACTACGCAAGACTTTTATGTGAGTTGTTGTCGATTGAATATGCCCATGAAGAATCAAGCTAATAGCCTGGTTTCTCAAAAGCGCCTTGCGGTGACCTTGTTTTATATTTAATTTTTTTCTATCACACTGATGCATCATAAGGATGATCCCTCTTGCTCTTTCAGAGCTTTTTTAAGATCAAGCTCTTTTATATTCATACCAAATCTAAGATTAAACGCACTTAAAATTTCTTTTACTTCGCGAAGCGATTTTCTGCCAAAGTTTTTAATTTTAAGAACTTCATCTTCTGTCAAATTTACTAAATCAATAACACGATTAATTCCAGCGCCAGCCAAGCAATTGTGTGCACGAACTGAAAACTCAAGCTCTTCGATAGGCTTCAAGAATAAATCAACTGGAAGACCTGTCGGACTTTTCTTTTCTTCAACAGCAAGATCCACAGATGGTTTTCCATCAACTAAAACAGTTGAAATTTCATTAAATGGAATTTCACCCGCATCCAAGAAGAACTCTAACTGTGAACGAAGAACAGAAGCTCCATAGTTAACAACATCCTGCGGAGAAATCGTTCCGTTTGTATAGATTCCAAGAGTTAATTTGTCGTAATCAATATCCTGCCCAACACGAGTTTTTGAAATATTAAACTCAACTCGTCGCACAGGAGAAAACATCGCATCAACAAAAATCATACCATCAGCTCGTAACGAAACACCACGCTCCCACTGAGCAGGTAAATAGCCACGACCATTTTCTACTTTAAAATCAATTTCAAGATCTCCATCTTCACCCAAGTGAGCAATGACATGATCTTTGTTAATTAATTCTAAATTTTCACTGGGAACAATATCGGCAACC encodes:
- the rplQ gene encoding 50S ribosomal protein L17, which gives rise to MMHQCDRKKLNIKQGHRKALLRNQAISLILHGHIQSTTTHIKVLRSYVEKIVTLARAGDNFNTIRRISQELPYDKEAVYKLIREIAPKYVQRPGGYLRIYNLGRRPSDTAPISRIEWV
- a CDS encoding DNA-directed RNA polymerase subunit alpha, with the protein product MSLKNKYQPLIIPTAHWNLATVSESYGELVVEPLETGFGMTLGNALRRVMLSAVEGAAVTAVVIKGVNNEFSTLKGVVEDVLQLILNIKGIVIKNNTGLPGSLKLKVKGSRVVTVADIVPSENLELINKDHVIAHLGEDGDLEIDFKVENGRGYLPAQWERGVSLRADGMIFVDAMFSPVRRVEFNISKTRVGQDIDYDKLTLGIYTNGTISPQDVVNYGASVLRSQLEFFLDAGEIPFNEISTVLVDGKPSVDLAVEEKKSPTGLPVDLFLKPIEELEFSVRAHNCLAGAGINRVIDLVNLTEDEVLKIKNFGRKSLREVKEILSAFNLRFGMNIKELDLKKALKEQEGSSL